The following is a genomic window from Nitrospira sp..
CTATAGATCGTGCATCGCTTCTCCTGAATCAATCGATCCCGCACCTGATGCAATGCCCTCGAGGTGTCGCGCAACGCCGGCTCGACAATCATCAGCGTGCCCATCGGGGCCAAACTCGCCAGAAGTTGCGTCACCAATCCTACCTTCGCCTGCACGGGATCGGCATTTCTGGAATAGAGTTCGTTCAGACAATTTGCCGCGATGATTAGATCATATGAAGCATGCGGCTCACCTAGACTAAGCCATGCCTCATTCGACGATCGCTCCAGGTCCACTTCCTGGGTAATCAACCGTCCCACATTGACACCCGACTCACGTCTATAGGCCTCCCAAAGACGATTCGCCTGCTGTAACGCCTCCGCTGAGCCATCGACTGCGACAACCGTGAGATCTTTGCTTCGCTCCGGACAATGCTGATGGAGCCAATCGCATACGGCCAGCGCTCCAACGCCTGGCCCTGATCCCACATCGAGGATTCTGATCGGACGATCCGCTCCCCGTTCAGCCCAATCCTGCGATATCTCATCGAGCAAAATCTGGATCTTGGACAGATTTACCGGAAGAAAGTATGTGAGATAGGCGGCAACACGACCTGGATCATCGAGATAGCCAAATTTCAATGCGGCACGATCTTTCGTGAAAAGTCTGGAGAGAGCGGCGACGGCTTCTGCAATACGACTCATATCTCCCCGCCCCGAACTAGAGACAACCTGTTTAATAGCGGCAAGGAGAACCGGCGAGAGATGGGCCACTGCCTGACGTTGGTTGAAGCTCATTGGGACCTAGTGTATGCTCGCTTTTTGAGGAGAACAATCATGAGTGACCCACTTCTGCAAGCCTATAGAGAAGTCGAGATGGCAATGGAGCGTTTTACATTGGTGCTGCACGACCATGTCGATCACCTTCGCAAAACGGAGCCGTCCGGCTCCGATAAATTGCATCGCATGGCCAATGGGACCAAGGCCATGCGCGATAGCGCATCGATCTACCTATCCTATGCGAAATACGTCGCTCACGGAATGCCTGCCAGCGAGGAACTGATTGAGGACGATTTACAGGGATAACAGTCTTCGCGCTAGTTAAGCCAAACACAGCTGTTCACGCTATATAAAAGAAAAGGCCCACCAGGGGATCACCCCTGGCGGGCCTTTTTCATTGCTTCTTGCCAGCGCTAACTAGAT
Proteins encoded in this region:
- a CDS encoding hypothetical protein (Evidence 4 : Unknown function but conserved in other organisms; MaGe:77309200) — encoded protein: MSDPLLQAYREVEMAMERFTLVLHDHVDHLRKTEPSGSDKLHRMANGTKAMRDSASIYLSYAKYVAHGMPASEELIEDDLQG
- a CDS encoding hypothetical protein (Evidence 4 : Unknown function but conserved in other organisms; MaGe:77309199), encoding MSFNQRQAVAHLSPVLLAAIKQVVSSSGRGDMSRIAEAVAALSRLFTKDRAALKFGYLDDPGRVAAYLTYFLPVNLSKIQILLDEISQDWAERGADRPIRILDVGSGPGVGALAVCDWLHQHCPERSKDLTVVAVDGSAEALQQANRLWEAYRRESGVNVGRLITQEVDLERSSNEAWLSLGEPHASYDLIIAANCLNELYSRNADPVQAKVGLVTQLLASLAPMGTLMIVEPALRDTSRALHQVRDRLIQEKRCTIYSPCLHENNCPALVNPFDWCHEERGWEPPSRIQQIDDEVGFIKDALKFSYLLLRKDGRTVVERRSDVYRVVSELRAMKGEKRAWLCNELGRSEVGRQDRLMSESNAALDEWHRGAIVQIERVARKEREGKISALGRIERDGVVRIIRSV